From a region of the Calypte anna isolate BGI_N300 chromosome 4, bCalAnn1_v1.p, whole genome shotgun sequence genome:
- the LOC103535648 gene encoding nyctalopin-like translates to MFFLVILILTCAAKAGLNLNISDSCPSMCKCAPEEITSCNRAGLRALPGEIAASTVSLNLSNNYLRILTTNTFRNLTFLHSLWLDGNNLTFLSPGTFHTLSKLRELHLSRNSRLTYLHANTFRGLLNLISLDLSHCNIFEIHPLLFSHLPSLEILDLASNNMRYVPQAFRNLSSLTRLSLEDNHIEAIGRDSLKDLETLYDLNLRKNRIWIIQNGAFTKLLRLGMLNLGHNFIADLPNQLFEGLIQLKTMHLEANRITAVGCTFRQLLNLRSLYLNNNQISSISDSAFLYINKLHFLHLSKNNLSSLPIRLFAELPKLKFVFLSHNPWKCDCKMLWFLRWTATQRGVIKGLHCAFLGPHNVTALEIQHSGDLMDCTVPPELAHEDKCKVASTSMAPGLSALPSKVVLLAFVCSAWYFAQRWDMSISINFKL, encoded by the coding sequence ATGTTCTTTCTTGTTATATTGATACTTACTTGTGCAGCTAAGGCTGGACTGAATCTGAATATCTCTGATTCATGCCCAAGCATGTGCAAATGTGCACCTGAAGAGATTACCTCCTGTAACAGAGCCGGACTGAGAGCACTCCCTGGAGAAATAGCAGCATCCACTGTTTCTCTAAACCTCTCAAATAATTATTTGCGGATTCTCACCACCAACACCTTCAGGAACCTGACTTTCCTCCACAGCCTCTGGCTAGATGGGAACAATCTGACTTTCCTGTCCCCAGGGACCTTCCACACGCTCAGCAAGCTGCGAGAGCTGCACCTCAGCAGGAACTCACGCCTCACCTACCTGCATGCAAACACTTTCAGAGGACTTTTAAACCTCATCAGCCTGGATCTGTCCCACTGCAATATCTTCGAAATCCATCCACTTCTATTTTCACACCTGCCTTCTTTAGAAATACTTGATTTAGCCTCCAACAACATGAGGTATGTCCCACAAGCCTTTAGAAATCTCTCCAGCCTTACAAGGCTGTCACTGGAGGACAACCACATAGAAGCCATTGGCAGAGATTCCCTGAAGGACCTGGAAACCCTGTATGATCTGAATCTCAGGAAGAATCGGATATGGATCATTCAGAATGGTGCTTTCACAAAGCTTCTCAGATTGGGCATGTTAAATTTAGGACACAACTTCATCGCTGATTTGCCTAATCAGCTTTTTGAAGGGTTGATCCAGCTCAAGACCATGCACCTTGAAGCCAACAGAATCACTGCTGTCGGCTGCACcttcaggcagctgctgaactTGAGAAGCTTGTACCTGAACAACAACCAGATCTCCTCCATCTCAGACTCTGCTTTCTTGTACATCAACAAGCTGCACTTCCTTCACCTGAGCAAGAAcaacctcagctccctccccatCCGCTTGTTTGCTGAGCTGCCCAAACTGAAGTTTGTGTTCTTATCCCACAACCCCTGGAAATGTGACTGCAAGATGCTCTGGTTCTTGAGGTGGACGGCAACACAGAGGGGAGTGATCAAAGGGCTGCACTGTGCCTTTCTGGGTCCTCACAACGTGACAGCACTTGAGATCCAACACTCAGGGGACCTGATGGACTGCACGGTGCCACCTGAGCTAGCACATGAGGACAAGTGCAAGGTGGCCAGCACTAGCATGGCTCCTGGgctctctgctctccccagcaAGGTCGTCCTGCTGGCATTTGTCTGCTCTGCATGGTATTTTGCACAGAGATGGGACATGTCCATTTCTATAAACTTTAAATTATGA